Proteins from a genomic interval of Hornefia porci:
- a CDS encoding DUF6120 family protein: MKKSTLDTELNTYFRNIRLLFPVYAGAERRYVKALRREIRIYAEEHEGASISEIIGKFGSAKDVVKSYLNAMENEELYRYLRRWNRIRRFLAVILLAAFILSAAKIGFVFYNFYTGLDSIAVTEETVIE; this comes from the coding sequence TTGAAGAAAAGCACCCTTGACACGGAACTGAACACCTATTTTCGCAATATACGGCTGCTGTTTCCGGTCTATGCCGGGGCGGAGCGCCGCTATGTAAAGGCGCTGCGGCGAGAGATCCGAATATACGCCGAGGAGCACGAAGGCGCTTCAATCTCCGAGATTATCGGCAAATTCGGCTCGGCGAAGGACGTCGTGAAATCGTATCTGAACGCGATGGAAAACGAGGAGCTTTACCGCTATCTCAGACGCTGGAATCGTATCCGCCGCTTTCTGGCGGTGATTCTTCTGGCCGCCTTCATCCTGTCGGCCGCGAAAATCGGTTTTGTTTTCTACAATTTCTACACCGGTCTCGACTCTATCGCGGTGACAGAGGAGACGGTAATCGAATAG
- a CDS encoding DUF6120 family protein, producing MNGKLSRELSSYFRQIRLLMPVFTRREKQFLRMFRERVLAFAEENESCDLPAVIRRFGTPRDVVSDYLDAMDTSDLFHHLSAWRMIRRVIIIIMLLVILTVEIQWGMVEVSRYICNHHPRIVTTLTGGR from the coding sequence ATGAACGGGAAACTGTCACGGGAGCTCAGCAGCTATTTCCGCCAGATCCGGCTTCTGATGCCCGTCTTCACCCGACGGGAGAAGCAGTTTCTGCGCATGTTCCGGGAACGGGTGCTCGCCTTTGCGGAGGAGAATGAATCCTGCGATCTGCCGGCGGTCATCCGGCGATTCGGAACGCCCCGGGACGTGGTCTCCGACTATCTGGACGCCATGGACACGTCGGACCTTTTTCATCATCTTTCTGCGTGGAGGATGATCCGGCGCGTCATTATCATCATCATGCTGCTGGTCATTCTCACCGTAGAGATTCAATGGGGAATGGTCGAGGTTTCCCGATACATCTGTAACCATCATCCCCGTATCGTTACAACTCTGACCGGGGGCAGATAA
- a CDS encoding adenosylcobinamide-GDP ribazoletransferase has protein sequence MKFITAFFMAWGNFITLPCPYKKWDGGLKNMMLAFLPLTGAVIGSIWGLVIWSMRSIDAAQPQGLAVPSPLAAVLAVFLLFALCGFMHLDGFMDCNDAILSRRPMEDKQRILKDSTVGAFAVVTLMFLLLTWYACMSVCWDKVPCVTFFMIPVLSRSLSGAAVMRHRPLGTSQYREDYRQPGKWKWHVMNGVLCAICVLPALALAYRQSFLRPAILMIVEMAVTAGIAGRYARRQLGGMSGDIAGYMICWSEFAGIVTLTVTAGN, from the coding sequence ATGAAATTTATAACGGCTTTTTTCATGGCGTGGGGGAATTTTATTACGCTTCCCTGCCCGTACAAAAAATGGGACGGCGGGCTGAAGAACATGATGCTGGCGTTCCTGCCTCTGACCGGTGCGGTTATCGGGAGCATATGGGGACTGGTGATCTGGAGCATGCGGAGCATCGACGCGGCGCAGCCGCAGGGCCTCGCGGTCCCCTCGCCTCTGGCGGCGGTTCTGGCGGTGTTTCTGCTGTTCGCTCTCTGCGGGTTCATGCATCTGGACGGCTTCATGGACTGCAACGACGCGATTCTCTCCCGCCGGCCCATGGAGGACAAACAGCGGATTCTGAAGGATTCCACGGTGGGAGCATTCGCCGTGGTAACGCTGATGTTCCTGCTGCTGACGTGGTATGCGTGTATGAGTGTGTGCTGGGACAAAGTCCCGTGTGTGACATTTTTCATGATTCCGGTGCTCAGCCGCAGCCTGTCGGGCGCTGCCGTGATGCGGCACAGGCCGCTCGGCACCAGCCAGTACAGGGAGGATTACCGGCAGCCGGGGAAGTGGAAATGGCATGTGATGAACGGTGTTTTATGCGCGATCTGTGTTCTGCCCGCACTGGCACTGGCGTACCGGCAGAGCTTTCTCCGCCCGGCCATACTCATGATTGTCGAAATGGCGGTGACTGCGGGAATCGCCGGACGCTATGCGCGGAGGCAGCTGGGCGGCATGAGCGGAGACATCGCGGGATATATGATCTGCTGGTCGGAGTTTGCGGGAATCGTGACACTGACGGTGACTGCGGGAAACTGA
- a CDS encoding NCS2 family permease, with product MEKFFKLKENGTDVRTEVTAGVTTFLAMVYILAVNPNILAASGMNSAAVFTATAVSAGFATLIMAFYANYPVALASGMGLNAYFAFSVCVPMAKAGVQDPWKIALAAVLCEGIIFILLSLTQFREKLVNDIPMNLKYGITSGIGLFIVIVGLKGAGIVIGDQSTLVTMGKVGSPEFVLAMAGLIIIAVLHHYRVKGDILIGILATWILGIIAQGAGWYKVDVDAGVYSLIPSFAGGFLPAKMNMFAFDFDWIGAHVMDFVVIVFSFLFVDIFDTAGTLIGVASKGNLLDENGKLPRAKQALLSDAIGTVAGACMGTSTVTSYVESSAGVAAGGRTGLTSLTTGVLFFVSLLLSPIFLAIPSFATTPALLWVGLLMLSSVKNMVFDTDTDLADVVSGFMAIVMMPFTYSIANGIMFGMLSWVLLKLLTGKAKEINGIMWICFFLFVARIITLVV from the coding sequence ATGGAAAAGTTTTTCAAGCTGAAGGAGAATGGCACGGATGTGCGGACTGAGGTTACCGCCGGCGTGACCACCTTCCTGGCGATGGTCTACATTCTCGCCGTCAATCCCAACATCCTGGCTGCCTCCGGCATGAACAGCGCCGCGGTATTCACGGCTACCGCTGTCTCCGCCGGATTCGCCACGTTAATCATGGCGTTTTACGCAAATTATCCGGTCGCTCTGGCCTCCGGCATGGGTCTGAACGCCTATTTCGCGTTCAGCGTCTGCGTCCCGATGGCCAAGGCGGGCGTACAGGATCCCTGGAAAATCGCTCTGGCGGCGGTACTCTGTGAAGGTATCATTTTCATCCTGCTCTCTCTTACCCAGTTCCGTGAAAAGCTGGTCAACGACATCCCGATGAACCTGAAATACGGCATCACTTCCGGAATCGGTCTCTTCATCGTCATCGTCGGTCTGAAGGGCGCGGGCATCGTAATCGGCGATCAGTCCACACTGGTCACCATGGGCAAGGTCGGCTCCCCGGAATTCGTTCTGGCCATGGCAGGTCTGATCATCATCGCGGTTCTTCACCACTATCGAGTGAAGGGAGACATCCTCATCGGCATCCTGGCCACCTGGATTCTGGGAATCATCGCGCAGGGCGCAGGCTGGTACAAGGTAGATGTTGACGCAGGCGTCTATTCTCTGATTCCGAGCTTCGCGGGAGGATTCCTGCCTGCCAAGATGAACATGTTCGCATTCGACTTCGACTGGATCGGAGCACACGTCATGGACTTCGTCGTCATCGTGTTCTCCTTCCTGTTTGTTGATATTTTCGACACTGCCGGAACCCTCATCGGCGTCGCCTCCAAGGGCAACCTGCTGGATGAGAACGGCAAACTCCCGAGAGCCAAGCAGGCGCTGCTGTCCGACGCCATCGGAACAGTCGCGGGAGCCTGCATGGGAACCTCCACAGTCACTTCCTATGTCGAGTCCAGCGCGGGCGTCGCGGCCGGCGGAAGAACCGGTCTGACCTCACTGACCACAGGCGTACTGTTCTTTGTTTCCCTGCTGCTGTCCCCCATCTTCCTGGCAATCCCCAGCTTCGCCACAACCCCGGCTCTTCTCTGGGTCGGCCTGCTGATGCTGAGCTCAGTCAAGAACATGGTGTTCGACACAGATACCGACCTGGCGGACGTCGTTTCCGGGTTCATGGCCATCGTCATGATGCCCTTCACCTACTCCATCGCCAACGGAATCATGTTCGGTATGCTCTCCTGGGTGCTGCTGAAGCTTCTGACCGGAAAAGCGAAGGAGATCAACGGAATCATGTGGATCTGCTTCTTCCTGTTCGTGGCCCGCATCATCACTCTGGTTGTATAA
- a CDS encoding bifunctional adenosylcobinamide kinase/adenosylcobinamide-phosphate guanylyltransferase: protein MILIFGGAFQGKLDYAKETYGLSDGEIFDCAENDGSYWPSVDLNARALNHFDRFVLACVREGIEAKEYLVSNVDALSDKIILADDVTQGVVPMNRDERAWREEVGRCLVYLGKHAEHVIRIYCGIPQVVK, encoded by the coding sequence ATGATATTGATATTTGGCGGAGCGTTCCAGGGCAAGCTGGATTACGCAAAGGAAACATACGGGCTGTCGGACGGAGAGATATTCGACTGCGCCGAGAACGACGGCAGCTACTGGCCGTCCGTGGACCTGAACGCGAGGGCGCTGAACCATTTCGACCGTTTTGTGCTGGCCTGCGTCCGGGAAGGGATCGAGGCCAAGGAGTACCTGGTGTCCAACGTGGACGCGCTGAGCGACAAAATCATACTGGCGGATGATGTGACCCAGGGGGTCGTGCCGATGAACAGGGATGAGCGCGCCTGGCGGGAGGAGGTCGGACGGTGTCTGGTCTACCTCGGAAAGCATGCGGAGCACGTGATCCGGATCTATTGCGGGATTCCACAGGTGGTGAAATAA
- a CDS encoding bifunctional adenosylcobinamide kinase/adenosylcobinamide-phosphate guanylyltransferase, producing MNIFVSGGCKNGKSLHAQELARDMAADRGAALYYVATMIPTDQEDRTRIRRHLAARDGWGFATLEQGTDLCALLDRPDVDRNGVFLMDSVTALLSNEMFPPKGEYDPDAGARVAADLERFARETGSTVFVSDYIYSDARVFDPATENYRRALALCDRTLAAVCDRVIETGFGFFKELK from the coding sequence ATGAATATATTTGTCAGCGGAGGATGCAAAAACGGGAAATCCCTTCACGCCCAGGAACTGGCCCGGGATATGGCGGCGGACCGCGGAGCCGCGCTGTATTACGTGGCGACCATGATTCCGACGGATCAGGAGGACCGGACCAGGATCCGCAGACACCTGGCGGCCAGAGACGGCTGGGGGTTCGCGACTCTGGAGCAGGGAACAGATCTCTGCGCTCTTCTGGACAGACCTGACGTGGACAGAAACGGCGTGTTTCTGATGGACAGCGTGACGGCGCTTCTCTCCAACGAGATGTTTCCGCCGAAGGGCGAGTATGACCCGGATGCGGGAGCACGGGTTGCCGCAGACCTCGAGCGGTTCGCCCGGGAAACCGGGAGCACGGTGTTCGTCTCGGATTATATCTATTCGGACGCCAGAGTGTTTGACCCGGCGACGGAGAATTACCGGCGGGCGCTGGCCCTCTGCGACCGGACTCTGGCGGCGGTCTGCGACCGGGTCATTGAAACGGGTTTCGGATTTTTCAAGGAGCTGAAATGA
- a CDS encoding DMT family transporter produces the protein MNKRLKSDILLLLTAFIWGSAFVAQKVGADIGTFTFNGIRTFIGGLALLPVILILDSMQKKKGNGEAPDPAQKAADRKVLLAGGLSCGIVLFIASTLQQYGIFFTTAGKSGFITSLYAVIVPFLAVATGKHVKKIIWLCVVLGVTGLYLLCMTPGEAFRIQRGDFFVLLCAFAFAVHIMVIDYFSPKTNGVKMSCIQFLTAGAIGIVCMFIFENPSMTAILHSWFPILYAGVFSCGIAYTLQIVAQADADPSEASLILCLESVFSVITGAIMLHESMAVHGYLGCALIFAAVVMSQLPSREERLAAKNR, from the coding sequence ATGAACAAGAGACTGAAAAGTGACATTCTGCTGCTTCTGACAGCATTCATATGGGGATCCGCCTTTGTCGCTCAGAAGGTGGGCGCAGATATCGGAACCTTTACGTTTAACGGCATACGGACCTTTATCGGCGGGCTGGCCCTGCTTCCCGTGATTCTGATTCTGGATTCCATGCAGAAGAAGAAAGGAAACGGCGAAGCCCCCGACCCAGCGCAGAAGGCTGCGGACCGGAAGGTTCTTCTGGCCGGCGGTCTCAGCTGCGGAATCGTGCTGTTCATCGCCTCGACACTTCAGCAGTACGGCATCTTTTTCACCACTGCCGGCAAATCCGGGTTCATCACATCGCTGTATGCGGTCATCGTACCGTTCCTGGCCGTCGCGACCGGCAAGCATGTGAAGAAAATCATCTGGCTCTGTGTGGTTCTGGGCGTGACCGGGCTGTATCTGCTGTGCATGACGCCGGGAGAAGCGTTCCGCATTCAGCGGGGAGATTTCTTCGTCCTGCTCTGCGCCTTCGCTTTCGCCGTGCACATCATGGTTATCGATTATTTCTCGCCAAAGACCAACGGCGTCAAGATGTCCTGCATCCAGTTCCTGACCGCGGGCGCGATCGGAATCGTATGTATGTTCATCTTCGAGAACCCGAGCATGACGGCGATTCTCCACAGCTGGTTCCCGATTCTGTATGCGGGCGTCTTCTCCTGCGGTATCGCCTACACCCTGCAGATCGTGGCACAGGCTGACGCGGATCCGTCGGAGGCGTCGCTGATCCTCTGCCTGGAGTCTGTATTCTCCGTCATCACCGGGGCGATCATGCTGCACGAGAGCATGGCTGTGCACGGTTATCTGGGATGCGCACTGATCTTCGCGGCGGTCGTAATGTCTCAGCTTCCCTCCAGAGAAGAGCGGCTGGCGGCGAAGAACCGCTGA
- a CDS encoding PadR family transcriptional regulator, with translation MARGRSSFKMGTVEMLVLYLLEKKDLYGYQLTNLIREISEGDVDMQESTLYPTVYKLREKGYLSEREVIVGKRRLRVYYHLEDSGRERLADLLEDYRQITRGIRRILECDTLPEEQEK, from the coding sequence ATGGCCAGAGGACGAAGCAGTTTTAAGATGGGAACCGTGGAAATGCTGGTTCTCTATCTGTTAGAAAAGAAAGATTTATACGGGTATCAGCTGACGAATCTGATCCGGGAGATTTCAGAGGGCGATGTTGATATGCAGGAAAGCACTTTGTACCCCACCGTCTACAAGCTTCGGGAGAAGGGCTATCTTTCGGAGCGGGAGGTCATCGTCGGCAAACGCCGTCTCCGGGTGTACTATCACCTGGAAGACTCCGGACGGGAACGGCTCGCTGACCTTCTGGAGGATTACCGGCAGATTACCCGCGGCATCCGGCGAATTCTGGAATGTGACACGCTGCCGGAGGAGCAGGAGAAATGA
- a CDS encoding alpha/beta hydrolase yields the protein MRVSSERKQGNNRARRRIAAVILILAAAAAGCGAVLHHQQVTEQRKAEAAARKAALQKEMITEIQQMPSSYKSSADRRGTLTTIDYDTRLIDGSGRTVRKEATVYLPYHYDSSKKYNVLYLCHGYGGSETTWLGTRLLPHTFKNVLDNMIENRRIEPLIVVTPTYTKEYTDYYTELNGMVDEIADYLMPAVEKKYSTYAADTTPKGFRASRGHRAIGGFSMGGCTTWRVFRDRISYFKYYLPISMPLYYDEAGYNESENAATAPALAESARKSGYGKDGYYIFAASGSDDFMCAATKGVVDTLKGYPDVFTYTDTGFYDGNLSFTEFAGRSHHYYYTYPYLYNGLMRFFRDYK from the coding sequence ATGAGAGTATCATCGGAACGGAAACAGGGGAACAACAGGGCGAGACGGAGGATTGCGGCCGTCATTCTCATTCTCGCGGCAGCGGCGGCAGGCTGCGGCGCAGTTCTGCACCATCAGCAGGTGACAGAGCAGAGAAAGGCGGAGGCCGCAGCGAGGAAGGCGGCGCTGCAGAAGGAAATGATAACCGAAATTCAGCAGATGCCGTCATCGTATAAGAGCAGCGCCGACCGGCGCGGAACACTGACAACGATTGACTATGACACGCGGCTGATCGACGGCAGCGGACGGACGGTCCGGAAGGAGGCGACCGTATACCTGCCGTATCATTACGACTCTTCGAAAAAATACAACGTACTCTACCTTTGTCACGGATACGGAGGCTCCGAAACGACCTGGCTCGGAACCAGGCTCCTTCCGCACACGTTTAAGAACGTGCTGGACAATATGATCGAGAACAGGAGAATCGAGCCGCTCATCGTTGTCACTCCGACATATACAAAGGAATATACAGACTATTACACAGAACTGAACGGCATGGTGGATGAAATCGCGGATTACCTGATGCCTGCGGTGGAGAAGAAATACAGCACCTACGCGGCGGACACGACGCCGAAGGGGTTTCGGGCCTCCCGCGGACACCGGGCGATCGGAGGCTTTTCCATGGGCGGATGCACGACCTGGCGGGTGTTCCGGGATCGCATCAGCTACTTCAAATATTATCTGCCGATCAGCATGCCTTTGTACTACGACGAGGCCGGATATAATGAGAGCGAGAACGCCGCGACCGCGCCGGCGCTTGCTGAGTCGGCGAGGAAATCCGGCTACGGGAAGGACGGCTATTATATCTTCGCGGCTTCGGGAAGTGACGATTTCATGTGCGCGGCAACAAAGGGCGTTGTGGACACCCTGAAGGGTTATCCCGACGTGTTCACATATACGGATACCGGATTCTACGATGGAAACCTGAGCTTCACCGAGTTCGCCGGACGCTCCCATCACTACTACTATACATATCCGTATCTTTACAACGGGCTGATGCGTTTCTTCCGGGATTACAAATAA
- the cobT gene encoding nicotinate-nucleotide--dimethylbenzimidazole phosphoribosyltransferase: MICEKDEKNIEALSREICPPDREAMEKAAARQEELAKVPGSLGRLEDISIRMAGITGNVTGNDLRKQCIAVFCGDNGVVAEGVASAPQTVTLCQTINFTRRITGMSAQARYFGIDVLDVDMGVAEDIPEELYTDSMLTKDGSIPVKIVNRSIARGTKNLAKEPAMTRRQAIQGILTGFEAADAMKKAGIQLCGIGEMGIGNTTTSSCLLSAVTGVEAEDLVGRGGGLNNEGLETKIRIVRDAGVRCRDMDPIGKLAAVGGFDLCAMTGCYLGAARNRMPVVIDGFISIVAAVMAREIQPLVTHYMFASHKSMEVGYNTAMERLGLKPMFDLGMRLGEGSGCPVAFKIMEAGCASMDLMKTLAEGSIDAGYLEEIKKGNFF, from the coding sequence ATGATTTGTGAAAAAGATGAGAAAAATATAGAAGCGCTAAGCCGGGAGATCTGTCCGCCTGACCGGGAGGCGATGGAGAAGGCGGCGGCCCGCCAGGAGGAACTCGCGAAGGTCCCCGGCAGTCTCGGACGGCTGGAGGATATTTCCATACGGATGGCGGGAATCACGGGAAACGTGACGGGCAACGACCTGCGGAAGCAGTGCATCGCCGTGTTCTGCGGTGATAACGGCGTTGTGGCGGAGGGCGTGGCTTCCGCGCCCCAGACCGTTACTTTGTGCCAGACCATCAACTTTACCCGGCGGATTACCGGAATGAGCGCGCAGGCCCGCTACTTCGGCATCGATGTGCTGGACGTGGACATGGGCGTCGCGGAGGATATCCCGGAGGAACTGTACACGGACAGCATGCTGACGAAGGACGGGAGCATCCCGGTGAAGATCGTGAACCGGAGCATCGCGCGGGGAACAAAGAACCTGGCGAAGGAGCCGGCGATGACGCGCCGGCAGGCGATACAGGGAATCCTGACCGGATTCGAGGCGGCGGATGCCATGAAAAAGGCGGGGATTCAGCTTTGCGGTATCGGTGAAATGGGAATCGGAAACACGACGACCAGCTCGTGTCTGCTGAGCGCGGTGACCGGAGTTGAGGCAGAGGATCTGGTGGGTCGTGGCGGCGGGTTGAATAATGAAGGTCTGGAAACGAAAATCCGCATTGTCCGGGACGCTGGCGTCCGGTGCCGGGATATGGATCCCATCGGCAAACTGGCCGCCGTCGGCGGTTTCGATCTGTGCGCCATGACCGGATGCTATCTGGGCGCTGCCCGCAACCGCATGCCGGTGGTCATCGACGGGTTTATCTCCATTGTGGCGGCCGTGATGGCGAGGGAGATCCAGCCGCTGGTCACTCATTATATGTTCGCCTCTCATAAGTCCATGGAGGTGGGTTACAACACCGCGATGGAACGTCTCGGACTGAAGCCTATGTTTGATCTGGGGATGCGGCTGGGCGAAGGCAGCGGCTGTCCGGTCGCCTTCAAGATAATGGAAGCGGGCTGCGCGTCCATGGATCTGATGAAGACTCTGGCGGAGGGTTCTATCGACGCCGGATATCTGGAGGAAATCAAGAAAGGAAACTTTTTCTGA
- a CDS encoding DUF883 family protein: MNDRELANLTREQLIKLLRGAAEDKEALEQEMDVTRAQANKLLAESQEKLNSTRRQLSSVKKQYDEAAKQLSEAQEKLKNRQITMDKAGSIAEATASLSGIFEKAQETANDYLSNIRTMQQRTAAEVAALKNAAVEEGKKALAEANARRKAAADEAAGARKKAEEEAAETKKQAEEEAVGIRYAAKMDAEAKKAEAAREIEAKRAAADKEIETKKAAAAREIETKRAEADREVVKLRQKAEEDARTAVAEAMVRQQRINEKIQQKADAERKEAESLLSQAEVLRTQAEQVLKDSKSRAQEELAEARKRADAQVAAARKRADAQVEEARAKADAKIALAEQKSHELIDATRKQCEELLARFRG; this comes from the coding sequence ATGAATGACAGAGAACTGGCGAACCTGACACGTGAACAGCTGATTAAACTGCTGCGGGGAGCGGCGGAGGACAAAGAAGCACTGGAGCAGGAGATGGATGTCACCAGAGCGCAGGCGAATAAGCTTCTGGCAGAATCACAGGAAAAACTGAACAGTACCAGACGACAGCTCAGCTCAGTGAAAAAGCAGTATGACGAGGCCGCGAAGCAGCTCTCGGAGGCGCAGGAAAAACTGAAGAATCGCCAAATTACGATGGATAAAGCGGGGTCTATTGCGGAAGCGACCGCATCTCTGAGCGGTATCTTTGAGAAGGCACAGGAGACCGCAAATGACTATCTTTCCAATATCCGGACGATGCAGCAGCGCACCGCGGCAGAGGTGGCCGCACTGAAGAACGCGGCAGTGGAAGAAGGCAAGAAGGCTCTCGCTGAGGCCAACGCCAGACGCAAGGCGGCGGCTGATGAGGCAGCCGGCGCGCGTAAGAAAGCGGAGGAGGAAGCCGCGGAAACAAAGAAGCAGGCGGAGGAGGAAGCCGTAGGCATCAGGTATGCCGCCAAAATGGATGCGGAGGCGAAAAAGGCAGAAGCGGCCAGGGAAATCGAAGCGAAAAGAGCTGCGGCGGACAAAGAAATTGAAACAAAGAAAGCTGCGGCGGCCAGGGAAATCGAGACAAAGAGGGCGGAAGCAGACAGAGAGGTTGTAAAGCTTCGTCAGAAGGCAGAGGAAGACGCCCGGACCGCAGTTGCTGAGGCAATGGTCCGTCAGCAGCGCATCAATGAGAAAATTCAGCAGAAGGCGGACGCCGAGCGCAAGGAAGCGGAATCCCTCCTCTCCCAGGCAGAGGTTCTGCGTACACAGGCGGAGCAGGTTCTGAAGGATTCCAAAAGCCGAGCCCAGGAAGAACTGGCAGAGGCCCGTAAACGTGCCGATGCTCAGGTTGCCGCCGCAAGAAAACGCGCCGACGCCCAGGTTGAAGAAGCCCGCGCCAAGGCAGACGCAAAAATCGCCCTTGCCGAGCAGAAGAGCCACGAGCTGATTGACGCAACACGCAAGCAGTGCGAAGAGCTCCTGGCCAGATTCAGAGGCTGA
- a CDS encoding aldo/keto reductase — protein sequence MVSRLILLRHGLTEGNLKGWFYGGVDIPLAPQGREALCRLRDKGVYPEVPDDAQFIVSGLGRTVETLRILYGEREYKVIPELQEMRFGEFECHTYDEMKGNPEFDRWAFDETGDAEPPGGESRNAFRSRVSAGRKKLIGLHRLKMWSHRHGGQDAVTVTVCHGGVIAAMMMELFPDVNGSMWDWIPEPGFGYIVEIQEGEAVSYEKITDVRRLGFGLMRLPMKDKEIDIETVKQMVDLFMKRGYNYFDTAYSYHNGESETAAKEALVDRYPRDSFYLATKLPAFLAKSEAEAKEMFETSLRRTGAGYFDYYLLHNLGEDRTHFYEDYHLWDFVKEKKAEGKIRNYGFSFHDKAERLEEVLAAHSDVDFVQLQINYMDWEDGAVEARKCYEAARAYAKPIIVMEPVRGGNLVNLPEGPAKLLEEADPQAGQASWALRFALGLPGVLTVLSGMSDLAQMEDNLNTADSGKPLTKDERALLEKVAEEMRSLPSIPCTNCGYCVKGCPQGIVIPGIFKAMNNRSLYHDPGAQGTYEWQTRDGGVASRCVECGQCEEVCPQHIGIIQELAAAAEIFE from the coding sequence ATGGTGTCCAGACTGATTCTGCTGCGTCACGGTCTGACAGAGGGAAACCTTAAAGGCTGGTTCTACGGCGGAGTTGACATTCCGCTGGCACCGCAGGGGAGAGAAGCGCTCTGCCGTCTTCGTGACAAAGGCGTTTACCCGGAGGTTCCGGACGACGCTCAGTTCATCGTTTCCGGACTGGGAAGAACCGTGGAGACCCTGCGGATTCTCTATGGGGAGAGGGAGTACAAAGTAATTCCCGAACTGCAGGAGATGCGGTTCGGCGAATTTGAGTGCCATACCTACGATGAGATGAAAGGAAATCCGGAGTTTGACCGCTGGGCTTTCGATGAAACGGGCGATGCGGAGCCGCCCGGAGGGGAGTCCCGCAATGCGTTCCGCAGCCGCGTGTCTGCCGGCAGAAAGAAGCTGATCGGGCTCCACCGGCTGAAAATGTGGTCACACAGGCACGGCGGACAGGATGCGGTCACGGTGACGGTCTGCCACGGCGGGGTGATTGCCGCGATGATGATGGAGCTGTTTCCCGATGTAAACGGCAGCATGTGGGACTGGATTCCCGAGCCGGGATTTGGATATATCGTGGAAATACAGGAAGGAGAAGCAGTGAGTTACGAAAAGATTACGGACGTCAGACGGCTGGGCTTCGGTCTCATGCGTCTGCCGATGAAGGACAAAGAAATCGATATCGAAACCGTGAAGCAGATGGTCGATCTGTTTATGAAACGCGGCTATAATTATTTTGATACGGCCTACAGCTACCACAACGGAGAGTCGGAGACTGCTGCGAAGGAGGCGCTTGTGGACCGCTATCCCAGAGACAGCTTCTATCTCGCCACCAAGCTCCCGGCATTTCTGGCGAAGAGTGAGGCGGAGGCGAAGGAGATGTTTGAGACATCTCTGCGGCGCACCGGAGCGGGCTACTTCGACTATTATCTGCTTCACAATCTCGGCGAGGACAGAACGCATTTCTACGAGGATTATCACCTCTGGGATTTTGTGAAGGAGAAGAAGGCGGAAGGCAAGATCCGCAACTACGGTTTTTCTTTTCACGACAAAGCAGAACGCCTCGAGGAGGTGCTGGCCGCGCACAGCGACGTTGATTTTGTACAGCTCCAGATCAACTACATGGACTGGGAGGATGGAGCGGTGGAGGCCCGGAAATGCTATGAAGCTGCAAGGGCTTACGCCAAGCCGATTATTGTGATGGAACCGGTGCGGGGCGGAAATCTGGTCAACCTTCCCGAGGGTCCGGCGAAGCTCCTGGAGGAAGCTGATCCGCAGGCCGGTCAGGCGTCCTGGGCGCTGCGGTTCGCGCTGGGGCTGCCCGGCGTTCTGACGGTGCTCAGCGGCATGTCGGATCTGGCGCAGATGGAGGATAATCTGAACACCGCCGACAGCGGCAAGCCTCTGACAAAGGATGAACGGGCGCTCCTGGAAAAGGTGGCGGAGGAGATGCGCAGTCTGCCCAGCATCCCCTGTACAAACTGCGGTTACTGCGTCAAAGGCTGTCCGCAGGGGATCGTGATCCCGGGAATTTTCAAGGCCATGAACAATCGCAGCCTGTATCATGATCCGGGTGCGCAGGGAACCTACGAGTGGCAGACCCGCGACGGCGGCGTGGCATCCAGATGCGTCGAATGCGGGCAGTGCGAGGAAGTCTGTCCACAGCACATCGGCATCATTCAGGAACTGGCTGCCGCTGCGGAAATCTTCGAGTAG